One Tunturibacter gelidoferens genomic region harbors:
- a CDS encoding NAD(+)/NADH kinase, with the protein MLQAAIISKPQKPELAGILRDLIAWLEARNYHYLLDPDSAAYVSGVNPIARVDLPNHKPNLVIVLGGDGTLLAAARAFARTTTPILSVNLGSLGFLTEIPLSELYPTLEAWCDNCAEIEVRSMMRAEIIRDGHIVKQWDALNDVVVAKGTIARMGDFSVEIDQQAVATFRADGIIVSTPTGSTAYNLAADGPIVMPSVNAMLVTPICPHLLTIRPIVVPGDSTVSVEVVGVPNEIYLTVDGQEAVQLKLGDLVHCQRSEASVRLLRHSPNGLFSVLRSKLKWGER; encoded by the coding sequence ATGCTCCAGGCCGCCATTATCTCCAAGCCCCAGAAGCCGGAACTCGCCGGGATCCTCCGCGATCTCATCGCGTGGCTCGAAGCTCGCAACTACCACTACCTTCTCGACCCCGACAGCGCCGCCTACGTCTCGGGCGTCAACCCCATCGCCCGCGTAGACCTCCCCAACCACAAGCCAAACCTGGTCATCGTCCTCGGTGGCGACGGCACCCTCCTCGCGGCGGCCAGGGCCTTCGCCCGCACCACCACCCCCATCCTCAGCGTCAACCTCGGCTCCCTCGGCTTCCTCACCGAGATTCCCCTCTCCGAGCTCTACCCCACCCTCGAAGCCTGGTGCGACAACTGCGCCGAAATCGAGGTTCGCAGCATGATGCGAGCCGAGATCATCCGCGACGGCCACATCGTCAAGCAGTGGGACGCCCTCAACGACGTCGTAGTCGCCAAAGGAACCATCGCCCGCATGGGCGACTTCTCCGTCGAGATCGACCAGCAGGCCGTCGCCACCTTCCGCGCCGACGGCATCATCGTCTCCACTCCCACCGGCTCCACCGCATACAACCTCGCCGCCGACGGGCCCATTGTCATGCCCAGCGTCAACGCCATGCTGGTCACCCCCATCTGTCCCCACCTGCTCACCATTCGCCCTATCGTCGTCCCCGGCGACTCCACTGTCAGCGTCGAGGTCGTCGGCGTCCCCAACGAGATCTACCTCACCGTCGACGGCCAGGAAGCAGTCCAGCTCAAGCTCGGCGACCTGGTCCACTGCCAGCGCTCCGAAGCCAGCGTCCGCCTCCTTCGCCACAGCCCCAACGGCCTCTTCAGCGTCCTACGCTCCAAACTCAAATGGGGCGAGCGCTAG
- a CDS encoding ABC transporter ATP-binding protein codes for MSEVKVVTGPLADPTGSTRDDCAVIALKHVTREYAGHGGVVRALGDATFSIVAGEWVAITGPSGSGKSTLVNLIGCLDRPTAGELKIDNVDTASMTATELDRFRADKIGFIFQQFHLIPYLSALENVMLAQYFHSMTDEAEARAALVRVGLGDRVSHVPSELSGGEQQRVCIARALINNPPILLADEPTGNLDAANQKIVAELLQDLHRNGHTIVMVTHDPEMAGLAQRRIALSHGQVFCHPVSGPMVTLRRATDRL; via the coding sequence GTGAGCGAAGTGAAGGTAGTCACGGGGCCGCTGGCTGATCCAACCGGAAGCACGCGGGACGACTGCGCTGTCATCGCACTGAAGCACGTGACCCGCGAGTACGCCGGGCATGGCGGCGTCGTGCGTGCGCTTGGGGATGCCACCTTTTCGATCGTTGCCGGGGAGTGGGTCGCTATCACCGGACCCTCCGGTTCGGGCAAAAGTACGCTGGTCAATCTCATCGGCTGTCTCGACCGGCCGACGGCGGGCGAACTGAAGATAGATAACGTCGATACAGCATCCATGACCGCCACAGAGCTCGATCGTTTTCGTGCGGACAAGATCGGTTTCATCTTTCAGCAGTTCCATCTCATTCCTTACCTGTCGGCTCTTGAAAACGTAATGCTGGCCCAGTATTTTCACTCAATGACGGATGAGGCGGAGGCTCGGGCGGCGCTGGTGCGCGTGGGGCTGGGGGACCGGGTCTCGCATGTGCCTAGTGAGCTGTCAGGGGGCGAGCAGCAGCGGGTCTGTATCGCGCGGGCGCTGATCAACAATCCGCCCATCCTGCTGGCGGATGAGCCTACCGGAAATCTGGATGCGGCGAATCAGAAGATTGTGGCGGAGCTGCTGCAGGATCTGCATAGGAATGGCCACACGATCGTGATGGTGACGCATGATCCGGAGATGGCGGGACTGGCGCAGCGAAGGATCGCGCTGAGCCATGGACAGGTATTCTGCCATCCCGTCAGTGGGCCGATGGTCACCCTGCGCCGTGCGACGGATCGTTTGTAA
- a CDS encoding ABC transporter permease — protein MVKLSLFGMLRRSLVHRRARSISALVAMTVSAGVATALLTLYADLDAKLHKEFRSFGANVVLTAPASTPLRANALARVQEAAGPDALAAEFAYAVATTDTGTPVVVAGTDFAAVRRLDSWWQVETWPDATASDAALLGQRAAQFVGNEHRVALTFAGHSITLNGAGRLKTGSDEDSRIYMPLAAFIAWTGVGPTVIELQVPGGAAKVEATMARLRQDFPEMQVQPVRQLVEGESKIVDRTHALMYGAVLLIALTVAVSVLATLSASVLERRRDFALMKALGGSQMQLMGMFLLEALVLALAGVAVGFVVGSAAAWAISEGNFHTATRPRPSVLPLVLLLNVAIAAMAALFPARVLRGLQPAALLKGE, from the coding sequence ATGGTGAAGCTGAGCCTCTTCGGAATGTTGCGGCGGTCGCTGGTACATCGCAGGGCGCGAAGTATCTCAGCGTTAGTAGCGATGACGGTGTCGGCTGGTGTCGCGACGGCGCTGCTTACACTCTACGCGGATCTCGACGCCAAGCTTCATAAAGAGTTTCGTAGCTTCGGCGCGAATGTTGTCCTCACTGCTCCCGCTTCGACGCCGCTACGCGCGAATGCTCTCGCTCGCGTGCAGGAGGCGGCGGGGCCAGATGCGTTGGCCGCAGAGTTTGCCTATGCCGTGGCGACGACCGATACCGGAACACCGGTAGTCGTAGCTGGAACAGATTTTGCGGCGGTCAGGCGGCTGGATTCGTGGTGGCAGGTGGAGACATGGCCTGATGCCACAGCCTCGGACGCTGCGTTGCTTGGTCAGAGGGCGGCGCAGTTCGTTGGGAATGAACACAGGGTCGCCCTGACCTTCGCAGGACACTCCATTACGCTGAACGGGGCAGGACGGCTCAAGACCGGCAGCGATGAAGACAGTCGCATTTACATGCCTCTCGCCGCCTTCATTGCGTGGACAGGAGTTGGGCCGACCGTGATTGAACTTCAGGTTCCGGGAGGCGCGGCGAAGGTCGAGGCCACCATGGCGCGTCTGCGGCAGGACTTTCCGGAGATGCAGGTGCAGCCTGTGCGGCAGCTGGTTGAAGGAGAGTCGAAGATTGTGGATCGCACCCATGCGCTGATGTATGGGGCGGTACTGCTGATTGCGCTGACGGTGGCGGTGAGTGTGCTGGCGACGCTGTCAGCGAGCGTGCTGGAGCGTCGGCGAGACTTCGCCTTGATGAAGGCGCTGGGCGGATCGCAGATGCAGTTGATGGGGATGTTCCTGCTGGAGGCTTTGGTGCTGGCGCTGGCAGGCGTAGCGGTGGGCTTCGTCGTCGGGTCTGCAGCAGCATGGGCGATCAGCGAGGGGAACTTCCACACGGCCACACGGCCGCGACCGTCGGTGCTGCCGTTGGTGCTGCTGCTGAATGTGGCGATCGCCGCGATGGCTGCGCTATTCCCTGCTCGGGTGCTGCGTGGTCTGCAGCCGGCTGCGTTGCTGAAAGGTGAGTGA
- a CDS encoding ABC transporter permease — MFFRLLMESFRRQRRRKMLAGVAILLGTTAVTAMLALATTIGDRIHKELAVYGANIIVYPKADLLDVKVGGVDLKPASGGAYLKESDLAKLKTIFWANNITGVSPELPAQMAVARNAGDPLVAVNAVGYWFDHDFNGLKTGGPALHPWWHLEGSWPVPQSNPDSRSVVVGTNLAKKLNIKIGDTFVMQETQAAPSSRLTADVAGIVTTGGEDDNGILLTLHDAQAFVGANDAVRRVEVSARTKPEDAFARVDPDSLPPKQREIWYCRPYANSIAYQIREAIPGAQAEQVRRVEQSEGNVLKRISGLMWLISAAALLAAGFAVSAAMATAILERRGEIGLMRSLGASKGSIALLFYAEAGLLALIAGSMGYLLGSGLAAWLGARIFAGDGGAAEAVLIPVLLPVVVALALVVAIAGSTPSIRTALRMDPSAILRAEA; from the coding sequence ATGTTCTTTCGCCTCCTCATGGAGAGCTTTCGCAGACAGCGCCGCCGCAAGATGCTGGCCGGCGTAGCGATCCTGCTCGGAACCACGGCGGTGACGGCGATGCTCGCACTCGCAACCACGATCGGCGATCGAATCCATAAAGAGCTTGCAGTCTACGGAGCCAACATCATCGTCTATCCCAAGGCCGACCTGCTCGACGTGAAGGTGGGTGGTGTGGATCTGAAGCCGGCCTCGGGTGGCGCTTACCTGAAAGAGAGTGATCTCGCAAAACTTAAGACAATCTTTTGGGCGAACAACATCACTGGCGTCTCGCCGGAGTTGCCAGCCCAGATGGCGGTTGCCCGGAACGCAGGCGATCCGCTCGTTGCCGTTAATGCGGTCGGATATTGGTTCGATCACGACTTCAATGGTTTGAAGACTGGAGGGCCGGCCCTGCATCCGTGGTGGCATCTCGAAGGATCATGGCCTGTTCCGCAGAGCAATCCGGACAGCCGGAGTGTGGTCGTTGGTACGAATCTTGCGAAGAAGCTCAACATCAAGATTGGCGACACCTTCGTCATGCAAGAGACGCAGGCCGCGCCCTCTTCCCGACTGACCGCAGACGTTGCCGGCATCGTCACGACGGGCGGCGAAGATGACAATGGCATTCTGCTTACGCTCCACGATGCGCAAGCCTTCGTGGGCGCGAACGATGCTGTCCGCCGCGTCGAAGTAAGTGCGCGGACCAAGCCGGAGGATGCGTTTGCGCGGGTCGATCCTGACTCCCTCCCCCCGAAGCAGCGAGAGATCTGGTACTGCAGGCCTTATGCGAACTCGATTGCCTATCAGATTCGCGAGGCGATTCCCGGAGCGCAGGCGGAGCAAGTAAGACGCGTGGAGCAGAGCGAAGGCAATGTGCTGAAGCGAATCTCGGGGCTGATGTGGCTGATCAGCGCGGCAGCGTTGCTGGCTGCGGGGTTTGCGGTGAGCGCGGCGATGGCGACGGCGATTCTTGAGAGGCGTGGGGAGATTGGGTTGATGCGTTCTCTGGGGGCGAGTAAAGGCTCGATTGCTCTGCTGTTCTATGCTGAGGCAGGTCTGCTGGCGCTGATCGCGGGGAGCATGGGCTATCTGCTTGGTTCGGGGCTTGCCGCTTGGCTCGGCGCGAGGATCTTTGCCGGTGACGGCGGTGCGGCGGAGGCCGTGCTGATTCCGGTGTTGCTGCCTGTGGTGGTCGCGCTGGCGCTGGTGGTGGCGATCGCCGGAAGTACGCCATCGATACGGACAGCTCTGCGAATGGACCCCTCAGCGATCCTGAGGGCAGAGGCCTGA
- a CDS encoding Fe-S-containing protein, whose amino-acid sequence MLQAFIITLREGVEASLIVGIVFAYLSKIGRPELKRTVFWALGSAIAASVAGAVVIARSQFNTDIFEGWVMLGAAAFVISMIWFMHKTARTMKGSIEEKISQYTGPAGVSKAGLFFFVFLLVLREGVETVLILSAVTLNSTELLSFTGTLLGIAVAVVFGVLFIRGSVKINLQRFFRVTTVILYFVAFQLIVSGLHELSENGVLPSSPTEMRLIGPIVRNDLFFFVTMLALAGLMMLLEYKRRTPAVLSANATPADKRRAEWTQRREKMWMTAVVATSFVFIFLSTAEFIYAKSSTTLSPTAAVTLVGSQVTLPTGDVNDDKLHRYGVHLDDGKGGNVEIRFLLFKKPDGNIVSVADACQICGPVGFYIGDQGVTCKMCASPLNASSMGQKGGCNPIPLKSTVGGSQLIIEAADLRSLAPVFER is encoded by the coding sequence ATGTTGCAGGCATTTATCATCACGCTCCGCGAGGGGGTCGAAGCATCGCTGATCGTCGGCATCGTCTTCGCCTACCTATCCAAGATCGGAAGGCCGGAGCTGAAGCGGACTGTCTTCTGGGCCCTGGGCTCAGCAATTGCTGCCAGCGTCGCGGGGGCAGTGGTAATTGCCCGGAGCCAGTTCAATACGGACATCTTCGAGGGCTGGGTGATGCTGGGCGCCGCCGCTTTCGTCATCAGCATGATCTGGTTTATGCATAAGACGGCTCGGACGATGAAGGGATCGATCGAGGAGAAGATCTCTCAATACACGGGCCCGGCGGGCGTCTCGAAGGCGGGGCTGTTCTTCTTCGTATTTCTGCTGGTCCTTCGCGAAGGCGTCGAGACGGTTCTGATTCTTTCCGCAGTCACCCTGAACTCGACCGAGCTGCTGAGCTTTACCGGAACGCTGTTAGGGATCGCGGTTGCGGTGGTGTTCGGCGTGCTGTTCATTCGGGGCAGCGTGAAGATCAATCTGCAGCGGTTTTTCCGCGTCACCACGGTCATCCTTTATTTCGTTGCGTTCCAGCTGATCGTCAGCGGTCTGCATGAGCTGAGCGAGAATGGCGTGCTGCCGTCGAGCCCGACCGAGATGCGTCTCATCGGCCCCATCGTCCGCAACGATCTCTTCTTCTTCGTAACGATGCTCGCGCTGGCCGGACTGATGATGCTGTTGGAGTACAAGCGTCGCACGCCGGCCGTGTTGAGTGCGAACGCGACCCCCGCCGACAAACGCCGCGCCGAGTGGACCCAGCGGCGCGAGAAGATGTGGATGACCGCCGTTGTTGCAACCAGCTTCGTCTTCATCTTTCTCTCCACAGCCGAGTTCATCTACGCGAAGAGTTCGACTACGCTCTCCCCTACGGCGGCGGTGACGCTGGTGGGTTCGCAGGTGACATTGCCTACGGGTGACGTCAACGACGATAAACTGCACCGCTACGGCGTTCACCTTGACGATGGCAAGGGTGGGAACGTGGAGATTCGATTTTTGCTCTTCAAAAAGCCCGACGGAAACATCGTTTCTGTTGCCGACGCCTGTCAGATCTGCGGGCCGGTTGGGTTTTATATCGGCGATCAGGGAGTCACCTGCAAGATGTGCGCCTCGCCTCTGAACGCGTCTTCGATGGGGCAGAAGGGTGGCTGCAATCCCATCCCGCTGAAGTCGACCGTCGGTGGCAGTCAACTGATCATTGAGGCTGCGGATCTTCGGTCGCTCGCTCCGGTCTTCGAACGATGA
- a CDS encoding GNAT family N-acetyltransferase produces the protein MTDLPESLFANPVWNALHTKHRRFALSAGEACRYPADVAPFAAVASPNEAALKQLHSLLVPGESVWIVGESYPHLPELVFEQRLECLQMVLPAEITSPVRTVEIVPLTNEDAPEMVALTDLAFPGFFRTRTCEMGSYFGIRSEGQLIAMGGERLTLDGYPEVSGICTHPDHRGKGYAENLIWQLVRNHRRDGLVSWLHVTATNDHAIQLYLRMGFIEVRRVMLHRISRKV, from the coding sequence ATGACCGATCTGCCCGAGAGCCTCTTTGCAAATCCGGTGTGGAATGCCCTCCATACGAAGCACCGCCGCTTCGCCCTTTCAGCTGGGGAGGCCTGCCGCTATCCCGCCGACGTCGCTCCCTTTGCAGCCGTAGCTTCGCCGAACGAAGCCGCACTGAAGCAGCTTCACTCTCTCCTGGTACCGGGCGAATCTGTCTGGATTGTGGGCGAAAGCTACCCCCATCTGCCGGAGCTCGTCTTCGAACAAAGGCTCGAGTGTCTCCAGATGGTCCTTCCCGCAGAGATAACATCGCCTGTGCGAACCGTCGAAATCGTCCCACTTACAAACGAAGATGCGCCAGAGATGGTAGCCCTCACCGACCTCGCATTCCCCGGCTTCTTTCGCACCAGAACCTGCGAGATGGGTTCCTACTTCGGGATACGATCTGAAGGCCAACTCATCGCCATGGGCGGCGAGCGTCTCACCCTCGACGGCTACCCGGAGGTCAGCGGAATCTGCACTCACCCCGACCATCGCGGCAAGGGCTACGCCGAAAATCTAATCTGGCAGCTTGTAAGAAACCATCGTCGCGATGGCCTCGTGTCCTGGCTTCACGTCACAGCCACGAACGATCACGCCATTCAGCTCTATCTTCGAATGGGATTCATCGAGGTCCGCAGAGTGATGCTTCACCGCATCTCTCGCAAGGTTTGA
- a CDS encoding (2Fe-2S)-binding protein has product MAVDERDTKEPTSSLGKLSRRSFLSHMGAAGVATAATAVTPLVVSSAIAETQERTVPDAQAIPGTMPVTLKVNGQSYSVQIDPRATLLDTLRETLHLTGTKKGCDHGQCGACTVHINGRRVNSCLTFAGMQQNVEIITIEGLGQPGHLHPMQEAFVAHDGFQCGYCTSGQIMSAVAMVKEPWGTGDSDVKEAMSGNICRCGAYPNIVAAVQAVRRMA; this is encoded by the coding sequence TTGGCGGTTGATGAAAGAGACACAAAAGAACCAACGTCTTCCTTAGGGAAGCTGAGCCGCAGATCGTTTCTGTCGCACATGGGAGCCGCAGGCGTTGCGACGGCCGCGACAGCGGTCACTCCGCTAGTCGTCTCTTCAGCGATAGCTGAGACGCAGGAGAGGACAGTTCCTGACGCGCAGGCCATCCCAGGAACGATGCCAGTGACTCTCAAGGTGAACGGCCAGTCGTACTCGGTTCAGATTGATCCGCGTGCAACGCTGCTGGACACCTTGCGCGAGACATTGCATCTCACTGGCACTAAAAAGGGTTGCGACCACGGGCAATGCGGCGCTTGTACGGTGCACATCAATGGCCGGCGCGTGAACAGCTGTCTTACCTTCGCGGGCATGCAACAAAACGTCGAGATCATCACAATCGAAGGCCTCGGTCAACCCGGTCACCTGCACCCGATGCAGGAGGCGTTTGTGGCGCACGACGGCTTTCAGTGTGGATACTGCACCTCCGGACAGATCATGTCCGCGGTCGCCATGGTGAAGGAGCCGTGGGGAACAGGGGATAGCGATGTGAAGGAGGCCATGAGCGGCAATATCTGCCGCTGCGGAGCCTATCCAAATATCGTTGCGGCAGTCCAGGCAGTTCGGCGAATGGCATAG
- a CDS encoding FAD binding domain-containing protein — protein sequence MELFELVTAQTVPDAVKAQAKSSTAQNGAEVRFIAGGTNLIDYMKLNVERPSRLVDINSLPLDQIEKTADGGLKIGALARNADVAQNATVKEQYAVLSQALLAGASPQLRNMATTGGNLLQKTRCVHYRDTATGCNKREPGSGCSAIGGYNRMLAILGTSEHCIATNPSDQNVALMALDAVVHIEGVKGQRTVPIAEFYLVPGSTPQRETVLEPGDLVTQITLPKLPVGAKSVYLKLRDRASYEFALASAAIVMKQDSSGKIEFIRVAMGGVGTKPWRSTEAEKALLGRSATSSTFLAAADAAMHGAKPQSQNGFKVELAKRCLTHAMGQASRSA from the coding sequence ATGGAACTCTTCGAACTGGTGACGGCGCAGACGGTCCCGGATGCGGTGAAGGCTCAGGCAAAATCGTCCACCGCCCAGAATGGCGCCGAGGTGCGATTCATCGCGGGTGGAACCAACCTGATCGACTACATGAAGCTGAACGTCGAGCGGCCTAGCCGATTGGTGGACATCAACAGTCTGCCGCTTGACCAGATCGAGAAGACGGCCGACGGCGGGCTGAAGATCGGAGCTCTCGCACGCAACGCCGACGTGGCTCAGAATGCAACCGTGAAGGAGCAGTATGCGGTGCTTTCGCAGGCGCTGCTGGCCGGTGCGTCACCGCAGCTGCGCAATATGGCGACGACGGGAGGCAATCTGCTCCAGAAGACACGCTGCGTCCACTACAGGGATACCGCGACCGGGTGTAACAAGCGTGAACCGGGTTCTGGCTGTTCTGCTATCGGCGGCTACAACCGCATGCTGGCGATTCTGGGTACAAGCGAGCACTGCATTGCGACGAACCCCTCCGACCAGAACGTCGCATTGATGGCGCTCGACGCTGTGGTTCATATCGAGGGAGTGAAGGGCCAGCGGACTGTGCCCATAGCGGAGTTCTACCTTGTTCCCGGATCTACTCCGCAGCGTGAGACTGTTTTGGAGCCAGGCGATCTGGTGACGCAAATCACGCTGCCCAAGCTGCCCGTCGGCGCAAAGAGCGTGTACTTGAAGCTGCGTGATCGCGCCTCCTATGAGTTCGCGTTGGCCTCAGCGGCAATAGTGATGAAGCAGGACTCAAGCGGAAAGATCGAATTCATTCGCGTTGCGATGGGCGGGGTTGGAACCAAGCCATGGCGCTCCACGGAAGCTGAAAAGGCGCTTCTCGGAAGGTCTGCGACCTCGTCAACCTTCCTGGCTGCAGCGGACGCGGCAATGCACGGCGCGAAGCCTCAGAGCCAGAACGGATTCAAAGTTGAACTGGCAAAACGCTGCCTGACGCACGCGATGGGACAGGCGAGTCGAAGCGCCTAA
- a CDS encoding xanthine dehydrogenase family protein molybdopterin-binding subunit has translation MDQVTESKVIGVSTPRIDGPLKVSGSAMYASDHHFPGLLYAWPVCATISNGKIAHLDTAGAEKMPGVVAVYHRENIGKLYRVPPSSGFTLIIDEKRPPLEDDTIRYYGQYVAVVVAQTVEQARAAAESVRVTYNKEKPDTGEKLLGTPLTTDKPDEKSKRGDTAAALTAARVKVDAVYKIPVETHNPIELHASVAVFDGKKYTLYETSQAVVNHRDVMAQMLGVPTEQVQVITRFLGSGFGGKLWPWPHGLLAAACARNLGRPVKLVVSRQMMFQSVGHRPAIDQRIQLAAEPDGKLTAVQQDYVNHTSMLDDYDEGCGEITPFLYSTPNLLVTGGLARRNVGNPTAMRGPGAVPGLFALESAMDELAIALKMDPVQLRLKNEPALDESLNIPFSSRHMKECLTVGAEKFGWAKRTPEIGSMKRDGLTLGWGMAACSWLAARIETEATVELLQDGSARVACGTQDIGGGTYTVMAQVVSHETGIPVNRIDVVLGDSSLPPGPISGGSWVTASMTPAVLGAAQNAGKALLLAAIKSDGSPFKGKKQEDLELVDGTVRLKGQGQDAVPMAEILRIAKVNSVSGTNKSDGTFGASKPKVSFHSYGAQFAEVTWQPEIARLRVSRVVTVIDAGRILNPRPARNQIEGAVVMGVGMAMFEETMYDARSGAPINNNLADYVVAVNADTPEIDVTFLDYPDYQLNALGARGVGEIGLAGIAAAITSAVYHATGIRVRDLPVRIEDLLVPASKSAHLA, from the coding sequence ATGGATCAGGTGACTGAGTCGAAGGTGATTGGCGTTTCGACGCCGCGGATCGATGGCCCGCTCAAGGTAAGTGGCTCGGCGATGTACGCCTCGGACCACCACTTTCCCGGGCTGCTCTACGCGTGGCCGGTCTGCGCAACGATTTCGAATGGGAAGATTGCGCACCTGGACACGGCCGGAGCGGAGAAGATGCCCGGCGTCGTCGCTGTCTACCATCGAGAAAACATTGGGAAGCTCTACCGTGTGCCTCCTTCAAGCGGGTTCACGCTCATCATCGATGAGAAGCGCCCTCCGCTCGAGGACGACACGATTCGCTACTACGGCCAGTATGTCGCCGTCGTTGTAGCGCAAACGGTCGAACAGGCGCGGGCCGCAGCCGAGAGTGTGAGGGTGACCTACAACAAAGAGAAGCCGGACACCGGCGAGAAGCTGTTGGGAACGCCGCTCACAACCGACAAGCCTGATGAAAAAAGTAAGCGCGGGGATACGGCTGCGGCATTGACTGCGGCGAGGGTAAAGGTGGATGCGGTATACAAGATTCCGGTCGAGACCCACAACCCGATCGAGTTGCATGCTTCGGTAGCAGTCTTCGACGGAAAGAAATATACGCTGTATGAGACCTCGCAGGCAGTTGTGAATCATCGCGATGTGATGGCGCAGATGCTGGGCGTTCCCACCGAGCAGGTACAGGTGATTACCCGATTCCTGGGCTCGGGATTCGGAGGCAAGTTGTGGCCGTGGCCCCATGGATTACTGGCTGCCGCGTGTGCACGCAACCTCGGGCGTCCCGTCAAGCTGGTGGTGAGCCGCCAGATGATGTTCCAGAGCGTCGGCCACAGGCCCGCAATCGACCAGCGAATTCAGCTCGCGGCCGAACCCGATGGCAAGCTAACCGCAGTGCAACAGGATTACGTCAATCACACATCGATGCTCGATGACTACGACGAAGGTTGCGGCGAGATCACGCCGTTCCTCTACAGCACGCCAAACCTGCTGGTGACCGGAGGACTCGCTCGCCGTAACGTCGGCAACCCAACGGCGATGCGAGGGCCGGGTGCAGTGCCGGGATTGTTCGCGTTGGAATCGGCCATGGATGAGCTGGCGATCGCGCTGAAGATGGACCCTGTGCAGCTGCGCTTGAAGAACGAACCAGCGCTCGACGAGAGCCTGAATATTCCATTCTCTTCTCGTCACATGAAGGAGTGTCTGACGGTTGGGGCAGAGAAGTTTGGCTGGGCGAAGCGCACTCCAGAGATAGGCTCGATGAAGCGCGATGGCCTGACGCTGGGCTGGGGTATGGCCGCATGCTCGTGGCTGGCGGCGCGAATCGAGACTGAGGCGACAGTCGAGCTTCTCCAGGATGGCTCAGCGCGAGTCGCTTGCGGCACGCAGGACATCGGCGGAGGAACCTATACCGTCATGGCTCAGGTCGTTAGTCATGAGACGGGTATTCCGGTTAACCGGATCGATGTCGTACTCGGCGACTCCTCGCTTCCGCCGGGGCCGATCTCGGGCGGCTCCTGGGTCACGGCCTCCATGACGCCGGCAGTGCTTGGAGCAGCCCAGAACGCAGGCAAGGCTCTCTTGCTCGCAGCGATCAAGTCTGATGGGTCGCCGTTCAAGGGCAAGAAGCAGGAGGACCTCGAACTCGTCGACGGAACGGTTCGCCTGAAAGGACAAGGGCAGGACGCAGTGCCAATGGCCGAGATTCTGCGGATCGCCAAAGTCAACTCGGTCTCGGGCACCAACAAGTCGGATGGTACCTTCGGAGCCTCTAAGCCCAAGGTTTCGTTCCACTCCTACGGTGCGCAGTTTGCCGAGGTGACCTGGCAGCCGGAGATCGCACGCCTTCGTGTCAGCCGGGTTGTCACGGTGATCGATGCCGGACGCATCTTGAATCCGCGGCCGGCTCGCAACCAGATTGAAGGTGCGGTGGTGATGGGCGTCGGTATGGCGATGTTCGAAGAGACGATGTACGACGCACGCTCGGGTGCTCCGATCAACAATAACCTGGCCGACTATGTGGTAGCGGTCAACGCGGACACGCCGGAGATAGACGTCACATTTCTCGACTATCCGGATTATCAGCTCAATGCTCTTGGAGCTCGAGGTGTCGGAGAGATCGGTCTTGCAGGGATTGCCGCGGCGATTACCAGTGCCGTCTATCACGCGACCGGTATTCGCGTGCGCGATCTGCCGGTGCGTATTGAGGATTTGCTGGTTCCGGCGAGCAAAAGCGCGCATCTCGCCTGA